Proteins encoded within one genomic window of Streptomyces taklimakanensis:
- the hmgA gene encoding homogentisate 1,2-dioxygenase, translating to MSGTTSGFEQARKAAEGLAYSSGFGNEHASEAVPGALPVGRNSPQRAPLGLYAEQLSGTAFTEPRAHNRRSWLYRIRPSAAHPRFVRADATTGAALRGAPFTETEPDPNRFRWDPLPDPAPGTDFLDGLWTLGGNGDAARREGVSIHLYAANAPMERRVFGDSDGELLIVPERGGLLLRTEFGPLRAEPGHIALIPRGVRFRVEPLDPVVRGYVCENHGRPLTLPDLGPIGANGLANPRDFLAPTAAYEDVEGPVEVVNKFCGALWTATWDHSPLDVVAWHGNLVPYVYDLRRFNVIGSISYDHPDPSIFTVLTSPTDTPGLANVDFVVFAPRWLVGEDTFRPPYFHRNVMSEYMGLIEGAYDAKTAGPGGFVPGGGSLHNMMSAHGPDRETFERASAAELVPQKVDDGLAFMFETRWPVTLTARARDAGHLQRDYDEVWQGLERHFGS from the coding sequence ATGAGTGGCACCACAAGCGGTTTCGAGCAGGCGCGGAAGGCCGCCGAAGGACTGGCGTACTCCTCCGGCTTCGGGAACGAGCACGCGAGCGAAGCCGTTCCGGGAGCGCTCCCGGTCGGCCGGAACTCCCCCCAGCGCGCTCCCCTGGGCCTCTACGCCGAGCAGCTCAGCGGAACCGCCTTCACCGAGCCGCGCGCCCACAACCGCCGCTCCTGGCTGTACCGCATCCGCCCCTCGGCCGCCCACCCGCGCTTCGTCCGCGCGGACGCCACCACCGGGGCCGCCCTGCGCGGCGCCCCCTTCACCGAGACCGAGCCCGACCCCAACCGGTTCCGCTGGGACCCGCTGCCCGACCCCGCCCCCGGCACCGACTTCCTCGACGGCCTGTGGACCCTGGGCGGCAACGGCGACGCCGCCCGGCGCGAGGGCGTGTCCATCCACCTCTACGCCGCCAACGCCCCCATGGAGCGGCGGGTGTTCGGCGACTCCGACGGCGAGCTGCTGATCGTCCCCGAGCGCGGCGGGCTGCTGCTGCGCACCGAGTTCGGACCGCTGCGCGCCGAACCGGGCCACATCGCGCTGATCCCGCGCGGGGTGCGCTTCCGCGTCGAGCCGCTGGACCCGGTGGTGCGCGGCTACGTGTGCGAGAACCACGGTCGTCCCCTCACCCTCCCCGACCTCGGTCCCATCGGCGCCAACGGCCTGGCCAACCCGCGGGACTTCCTCGCGCCCACCGCGGCGTACGAGGACGTCGAGGGCCCGGTGGAGGTGGTCAACAAGTTCTGCGGCGCCCTGTGGACGGCCACCTGGGACCACTCGCCGCTGGACGTCGTCGCCTGGCACGGCAACCTGGTGCCCTACGTCTACGACCTGCGTCGCTTCAACGTGATCGGCAGCATCAGCTACGACCACCCCGATCCGTCGATCTTCACCGTCCTCACCTCGCCGACCGACACCCCGGGCCTGGCGAACGTGGACTTCGTGGTCTTCGCCCCGCGCTGGCTGGTCGGCGAGGACACCTTCCGACCGCCCTACTTCCACCGCAACGTGATGAGCGAGTACATGGGCCTGATCGAGGGCGCCTACGACGCCAAGACGGCCGGCCCGGGGGGCTTCGTGCCCGGTGGCGGCTCGCTGCACAACATGATGTCGGCGCACGGACCGGACCGGGAGACGTTCGAGCGGGCGAGCGCGGCCGAACTGGTTCCGCAGAAGGTGGACGACGGCCTGGCCTTCATGTTCGAGACCCGCTGGCCGGTGACGCTCACCGCGCGAGCGCGCGACGCCGGTCATCTGCAGCGCGACTACGACGAGGTGTGGCAGGGTCTGGAGCGCCACTTCGGGTCGTGA
- a CDS encoding UTRA domain-containing protein, which yields MTTFAPDSLALNRKLPLWYQVSQSLRASILGRSPDAPLRLPTEERLAEHYGVSVLTMRQALKELENEGLITRHRRRGTFIEPSARSGSPVRLLGSVDAIVAQQSGEETELLGHGTQSVPGDLAEYFPDRPEAVSYRRLRRDRGSGEPTNWVENLVLPEIADRIDLEDLVRWPMTKVLRDAVGVRISRITDTVQARLADPETAELLDVPLLSPILHYTGVSYDEDGRVVDVARIHYRGDRFSFSVTVEAD from the coding sequence GTGACCACCTTCGCTCCCGACTCGCTCGCGCTCAACCGCAAGCTGCCGCTGTGGTACCAGGTCTCGCAGTCGCTGCGGGCCTCGATACTCGGCCGCTCCCCCGACGCGCCCCTGCGCCTGCCGACCGAGGAGCGACTCGCCGAGCACTACGGCGTCAGCGTCCTGACCATGCGGCAGGCGCTCAAGGAGCTGGAGAACGAAGGGCTGATCACCCGACACCGCAGACGCGGCACCTTCATCGAGCCCAGCGCCCGCAGCGGGTCCCCGGTGCGGCTGCTCGGCTCGGTGGACGCCATCGTGGCCCAGCAGTCGGGCGAGGAGACCGAACTGCTGGGCCACGGCACCCAGTCCGTACCGGGGGATCTGGCCGAGTACTTCCCCGACCGTCCCGAGGCCGTCTCCTACCGACGGCTGCGCCGGGACCGGGGGAGCGGCGAGCCGACCAACTGGGTGGAGAACCTGGTCCTGCCGGAGATCGCCGACCGCATCGACCTGGAGGACCTGGTCCGCTGGCCGATGACGAAGGTGCTGCGCGACGCGGTGGGGGTGCGGATCAGCCGCATCACCGACACCGTCCAGGCCCGGCTCGCCGACCCGGAGACCGCGGAGCTGCTCGACGTGCCGCTGCTCAGCCCGATCCTGCACTACACCGGCGTCAGCTACGACGAGGACGGCCGGGTGGTGGACGTCGCCCGCATCCACTACCGCGGCGACCGCTTCTCCTTCTCCGTGACCGTGGAGGCGGACTGA
- a CDS encoding type ISP restriction/modification enzyme — protein MPWSVRPLRLGRAWVMAPDAASLRARWNALLRAGAKEREALFGPTRARTPRTPVPRLPGPAGSTAATVRLEREDGPCPEPVRVLHSLHDHQWLIPDHRLIDAARPELWRVWDEHQIHLVEPGPAPRSPAPEPSFTALLPDGHSPTGRPGRIRPLYRRPGGREPNLAPGLREHLARRLGTPVEAEDLLAWTAAAVRPGPAGLAVPLTADPRVWRDGVELGRRVLWVHTRGARCGDGSRPRLPGGRRPYVRATLPERPAPGWLRHDAEEEALWVGEGRIAPVERGAWEFEAGGVRVVEEWFERRTAPAEPGTLEAVRPRKWPREWTSELLELITVLTLVDRLRGPRAELAERLARGPSVGTDELRGAGVLPVPPGARRPASVLDHREEGPEGQLALL, from the coding sequence ATGCCCTGGTCGGTGCGGCCGCTGCGACTGGGCCGCGCCTGGGTGATGGCCCCCGACGCGGCGTCCCTGCGAGCCCGCTGGAACGCGCTGCTGCGGGCCGGGGCGAAGGAGCGCGAGGCGCTGTTCGGCCCGACCCGCGCCCGCACCCCGCGCACCCCCGTCCCCCGGCTTCCCGGGCCGGCCGGGAGCACCGCCGCCACCGTCCGTCTGGAACGGGAGGACGGACCGTGCCCCGAACCGGTGCGGGTGCTCCACTCCCTCCACGACCACCAGTGGCTCATACCGGACCACCGCCTCATCGACGCCGCCCGCCCGGAGCTGTGGCGGGTCTGGGACGAGCACCAGATCCACCTGGTGGAGCCCGGCCCCGCGCCCCGGTCCCCCGCCCCGGAGCCCTCCTTCACCGCCCTGCTGCCCGACGGGCACTCCCCCACGGGCCGGCCGGGCCGGATACGCCCCCTCTACCGGCGCCCCGGCGGCCGCGAACCCAACCTCGCCCCGGGGCTGCGGGAGCACCTGGCCCGCCGGCTGGGCACGCCGGTGGAGGCCGAGGACCTCCTGGCCTGGACCGCCGCGGCGGTGCGTCCGGGCCCCGCCGGACTCGCCGTGCCGCTCACCGCGGACCCGCGGGTGTGGCGCGACGGGGTGGAGTTGGGCCGCCGGGTGCTGTGGGTCCACACCCGGGGCGCCCGCTGCGGCGACGGCTCCCGCCCGCGCCTGCCCGGCGGGCGCCGCCCCTACGTACGGGCCACGCTGCCCGAACGACCCGCGCCGGGGTGGCTGCGCCACGACGCCGAGGAGGAGGCCCTGTGGGTGGGAGAGGGCCGGATAGCGCCCGTGGAACGCGGCGCCTGGGAGTTCGAGGCGGGCGGGGTACGGGTGGTGGAGGAGTGGTTCGAGCGGCGCACGGCCCCCGCCGAGCCCGGCACCTTGGAGGCGGTGCGCCCGAGGAAATGGCCGCGGGAGTGGACCTCGGAGCTGCTGGAGCTGATCACCGTGCTCACCCTCGTCGACCGGCTCCGGGGCCCACGGGCGGAGCTCGCCGAACGGCTGGCGCGGGGGCCGTCGGTCGGCACCGACGAGTTGCGCGGGGCCGGAGTGCTCCCGGTGCCGCCGGGCGCGCGCCGTCCGGCGTCCGTCCTGGACCACCGCGAGGAGGGCCCGGAGGGACAGCTCGCGCTGCTGTGA
- a CDS encoding NADAR domain-containing protein yields MTSEGAPDDRVAALVERRARGERLRPVYFWGHRPRHGAAVGPWFLSQWWPAPFAVDGVVYATAEHWMMAAKARLFGDAEAERAVLAGTEPGAAKAAGRTVRGFDEEVWARHRFGIVVDGNVHKFGQHDELRAYLLATGERVLVEASPLDRTWGIGMTADDERAGDPARWRGLNLLGFALMEARARLSGAGGASGGGQPSRP; encoded by the coding sequence GTGACGAGCGAGGGGGCGCCGGACGACCGGGTGGCCGCGTTGGTGGAACGCCGGGCGCGCGGCGAACGGCTCCGCCCCGTGTACTTCTGGGGCCATCGCCCTCGGCACGGCGCCGCCGTCGGCCCGTGGTTCCTCAGCCAGTGGTGGCCGGCGCCGTTCGCCGTGGACGGGGTCGTGTACGCCACCGCCGAGCACTGGATGATGGCCGCCAAGGCACGGCTGTTCGGCGACGCGGAGGCCGAGCGGGCGGTGCTCGCCGGCACGGAGCCGGGGGCGGCCAAGGCGGCGGGCCGCACGGTGCGCGGCTTCGACGAGGAGGTCTGGGCGCGGCACCGTTTCGGGATCGTGGTCGACGGCAACGTCCACAAGTTCGGACAGCACGACGAGCTGCGCGCGTACCTCCTGGCCACGGGGGAGCGCGTCCTGGTGGAGGCCAGTCCGCTGGATCGGACCTGGGGCATCGGAATGACGGCGGACGACGAACGCGCGGGCGATCCGGCGCGTTGGCGCGGCCTGAACCTGTTGGGCTTCGCCCTGATGGAGGCGAGGGCGCGGCTGTCGGGGGCCGGCGGCGCGTCGGGAGGCGGTCAGCCGTCGCGGCCGTAG
- a CDS encoding GntR family transcriptional regulator — MPLSLVIDPDAPTAPYEQVYAQIAEQARGGTLPAGHRLPTVRALAGELGLAVNTVAKAYRALESDGVIETRGRHGTFVAAAGDAAAREAAAAARAYAQRARRLGLDRAAALTAVEEALKVAYGRDG, encoded by the coding sequence GTGCCGCTGAGCCTCGTCATCGACCCCGACGCCCCCACCGCCCCCTACGAGCAGGTGTACGCGCAGATCGCCGAACAGGCCCGCGGCGGAACGCTCCCGGCCGGCCACCGACTGCCGACCGTGCGGGCCCTCGCCGGGGAGCTGGGGCTGGCGGTCAACACGGTGGCCAAGGCCTACCGCGCGCTGGAGTCCGACGGGGTGATCGAGACCCGGGGCCGGCACGGCACCTTCGTCGCCGCCGCCGGGGACGCGGCCGCACGGGAGGCCGCCGCGGCGGCGCGGGCGTACGCCCAGCGGGCCCGCCGGCTGGGCCTGGACCGGGCCGCCGCGCTGACCGCCGTCGAGGAGGCGTTGAAGGTCGCCTACGGCCGCGACGGCTGA
- a CDS encoding MarR family winged helix-turn-helix transcriptional regulator, producing MNEPRWLDELEMAAWQGFLEAGHRVARRLEQQLKDDAGLSHPQYEILVHLSSVPGGELRMTELADRLITSKSGLTYQVGQLERRGLVRRRACPTDVRGVFAALTEEGRALLRAAAPGHVAAVRETLVDVLDRDQLAVLAEALGEVGRRLRRA from the coding sequence ATGAACGAGCCCCGATGGCTGGACGAGCTGGAGATGGCGGCCTGGCAGGGCTTCCTGGAGGCCGGCCACCGCGTCGCCCGGCGGCTGGAACAGCAGCTCAAGGACGACGCGGGCCTGTCCCACCCGCAGTACGAAATCCTGGTCCACCTCTCCTCCGTCCCGGGCGGCGAGCTCCGCATGACCGAGCTGGCCGACCGGCTGATCACCTCCAAGAGCGGCCTCACCTACCAGGTCGGCCAGTTGGAGCGGCGCGGACTGGTGCGGCGCCGGGCGTGTCCCACCGACGTCCGCGGTGTCTTCGCCGCCCTCACCGAGGAGGGCCGCGCGCTGCTGCGCGCCGCCGCGCCCGGTCACGTGGCGGCGGTGCGCGAGACGCTCGTCGACGTCCTCGACCGCGACCAGCTCGCCGTGCTCGCCGAGGCGCTCGGCGAGGTCGGCCGCCGGCTGCGCCGCGCCTGA
- a CDS encoding DoxX family protein — translation MTAPAGTLPHTDTAAGPDGIPPSPPAHDAGLLVLRLALGLTMAVHGTQKLFGWFDGGGIEGTGMFFASLGYPSPEAFALVAALTETLGGLGLALGLLTPLAGAAVLGTMVNAVAVKWGGGFFSPQGVEYELLLAAGAAALALSGPGRWAVDRALPVLRSHRLSHGAAAVALGLVVAGATLLLRS, via the coding sequence ATGACCGCCCCCGCCGGCACGCTCCCCCACACCGACACCGCCGCCGGCCCCGACGGCATCCCGCCGTCCCCGCCCGCCCACGACGCCGGGCTCCTGGTGCTGCGGCTGGCCCTCGGCCTGACGATGGCCGTGCACGGCACGCAGAAGCTCTTCGGCTGGTTCGACGGCGGAGGCATCGAGGGGACCGGGATGTTCTTCGCCTCGCTGGGCTACCCCTCCCCGGAGGCGTTCGCCCTGGTGGCGGCCCTCACCGAGACCCTGGGCGGCCTCGGGCTCGCGCTCGGGCTGCTCACCCCGCTGGCCGGGGCGGCGGTACTGGGAACGATGGTCAACGCGGTGGCGGTGAAGTGGGGCGGCGGCTTCTTCTCGCCCCAGGGAGTGGAGTACGAACTCCTCCTCGCCGCCGGCGCCGCCGCGCTCGCCCTCTCCGGCCCGGGGCGCTGGGCCGTCGACCGCGCCCTGCCCGTGCTGCGCTCCCACCGGCTCTCCCACGGAGCCGCCGCCGTGGCGCTCGGCCTCGTGGTGGCCGGCGCGACCCTGCTGCTCCGCTCCTGA
- a CDS encoding acyl-CoA dehydrogenase family protein: MTDLLYSEIEEELRSSVRALLADRSPHQAVLARCETAEPYDRKLWRTLARDLGAASLAVPEETGGAGASVREVAVVLEELGRAAAPTPYLGSSVLAGTALLALSGDEGADELLAALASGERTATLAVPLSTAPGTPRGAGFPAAVRADSAGTLTGTVTSVADVGTADVLLVPAEGRDGPGLYAVEISAAALTVAPRTSLDLTRPLFDIALTGTAARRLAGPDRAPAALERAVLTGAGLLASEQLGLAEWCLESTVAYLRERRQFGRTLGSFQALKHRLADLWLDVVGARAAARYAAGTLADGDPDAPVAVAVAASHCGDLAVRAAEECVQLHGGIGMTWEHPAHLYLKRAKADQIALGTPDRHRTALAGLVDLPEPAPTA; encoded by the coding sequence CCTGCTGTACTCGGAGATCGAGGAGGAGCTGCGCTCCAGCGTCCGCGCGCTGCTGGCCGACCGCAGTCCGCACCAGGCCGTCCTGGCCCGCTGCGAGACGGCCGAGCCGTACGACCGGAAGCTGTGGCGGACCCTGGCCCGGGACCTGGGCGCCGCCTCCCTGGCGGTGCCGGAGGAGACGGGGGGAGCGGGGGCCTCGGTGCGCGAGGTCGCCGTGGTGCTGGAGGAACTGGGCCGCGCCGCCGCGCCCACCCCCTACCTGGGCAGTTCCGTGCTGGCCGGCACCGCCCTGCTCGCCCTGTCCGGCGACGAGGGGGCGGACGAACTGCTGGCCGCCCTCGCCTCCGGCGAGCGCACCGCCACCCTGGCGGTGCCCCTGTCCACGGCGCCCGGCACGCCCCGCGGCGCCGGGTTCCCGGCCGCCGTGCGGGCCGACAGCGCGGGCACGCTGACCGGCACGGTCACCTCCGTCGCGGACGTGGGGACCGCCGACGTGCTGCTGGTCCCCGCGGAGGGCCGGGACGGGCCGGGGCTCTACGCCGTCGAGATCAGCGCCGCGGCCCTGACCGTCGCTCCGCGCACCTCGCTCGACCTCACCCGACCGCTGTTCGACATCGCCCTCACCGGCACCGCCGCCCGACGCCTGGCCGGGCCCGACCGGGCTCCGGCGGCGCTGGAGCGCGCCGTGCTCACCGGCGCCGGACTGCTCGCCTCCGAACAGCTCGGCCTCGCCGAGTGGTGTCTGGAGAGCACGGTCGCGTACCTGCGGGAGCGGCGCCAGTTCGGGCGGACGCTCGGTTCCTTCCAGGCGCTCAAGCACCGGCTGGCCGACCTCTGGCTGGACGTGGTGGGGGCGCGGGCCGCCGCCCGGTACGCGGCCGGAACCCTCGCCGACGGCGACCCGGACGCCCCGGTGGCCGTCGCGGTGGCCGCCTCCCACTGCGGGGACCTGGCGGTGCGGGCGGCCGAGGAGTGCGTCCAACTGCACGGCGGCATCGGGATGACCTGGGAGCACCCGGCGCACCTGTACCTCAAGCGCGCCAAGGCCGACCAGATCGCGCTGGGCACCCCGGACCGCCACCGCACCGCGCTCGCCGGGCTGGTGGACCTGCCGGAGCCGGCGCCGACGGCCTGA